From the genome of Acidobacteriota bacterium:
TCCTGGCGGGTCTGGGCGTCCAGCTCGGGGGAGACCGGTTCTATTCCCATCTGAGCGCCCCTTTCTTGAGGGCGTAGACATACCCGACGAGGAGAATCGCCAGGAAGACGAGCATCTCCCCGTACACGAAGAACCCCCATCCCATGGCCGTCCGTTCCCGGAAGACCGCGGCCACGGGAAAGAGGAAGAGCGTTTCCACGTCGAAGAGGAGGAAGAGGAGGGCCACCACGTAGTAGCGGACCGAAACCCTTTTGAAGGGCGCGTCCATGGGGTCCAGGCCGCACTCGTAGGGCATGAGTTCGGTCTTCGATCCCTTCACCTTCCCCAGGAACCAGGAGGCCAGGAAGAGGCCCACGGCCATCACGAAGGCGAAGACCACCATCACGAAGACGGGCAGGTAGGCCGAGACCATCTGCACCTCCAGGACTGTTGCGATCCCCCCCGCGTGAGCGAGCGCTCAAGCGGAGAGGCTAGCATAGCGCCCGGGGGGTGTCAACAAAGGCCAATGGCCTCCGATTTCCCGCGAGGGGGGCCTTTTCGCCCAATGTGAGTGAGCGCTCATCGCAAGAGGAAGAGGCGCGGCGTTCGGCCGCGCCCCTTCTTCGACAGTGGCTTCGATCTGCTGATCAGCCGGGGGGCAGCATCGTCCCGCCGCACTCGGCGTTGTTGGCCGTGTTGCTGTCCCGTATGGAGTAGTACAGGCCGGTCTCGGAGTTGGAGAAGTAGGCTCTGGCGCGCTTCCGCTTGGAGTCGTAGGTCGCGTAGATGTAGTTGGGGTCCTCGGGGACCGTCCAGAAGGCGGTCCCGCCGTTGGCCAAGACGCCGGTCCCCGAGAACGTGGCCCCCGTGGAGGGAACGTGCCACTGGTAGACGCCCATCTCCCTGTCGATGCAGAGCTGGATGCCCCGCAGATCGTCCTGGAAGACCAGTTCGTAGGTCACGGGAGGGGCGGCGCTGCCGAAGGCCTTGAGGCCGAACATGGCGAGTCCGTTGTTGCCCGAGGACAACACCGTTCCGTCGGCCGAGGAGATGCGGTACCACTGGCCGCCGGTGCAGGCCACCGTGAGTTCGCCCGGCGCGCTGGAGGCGAGGCCCGTACCGCCGAAAGTGCAGCCGGCCGCCGGGTTTGGAATGGTGCGCACCACCGCCCCCGTGGCCGGATCCGTCCCCACGATGGAGTCGGCCAACTGCCAGAGGACCGTCCCGTCGAAGGCCAGGCCCTCCACCGTCCCCCCCTGGCTGGGGATGCTCCGCACGTAGGCGCCCGCCGTCGTGAAGAAGTGAATGGAGGGATCACTGACGATGGCGATGTCCCCGTTCACCAGGTCCATGCCCTGCAAGTACGCCGCCTCGCTGGCGACCCACTGAGACAAGAAATTGCCGTCCGAGTCGTAGGAGGCCACGCCGGGAAGCGAGAAGTGCCCCACGTAGATCGTCGCTCCGTCGGTGGCGATGCCGTTGGGGTTGGACGACCCCAGGGCGAAACTCCCCAGATCGGCCATGGCCGCATCCAGAAAGTGGACCCGGTTGTCGCCCCACGTGGCCGCCACGAAAACCGTGCCCACCGGGGCGGTGACCACCTGCGCGCCCTCGGCAACCGGCACTTCGGCGGACGGGACCGACAGGCTCGATGCCTCGATCCGGCCGTCCGTCGCGGCGAACGCCGCCATGCCCAACGCCATCACCGCCGCGGCCAGACCCACGGACCTTCCCCAGTTCTTC
Proteins encoded in this window:
- a CDS encoding NADH-quinone oxidoreductase subunit A, which produces MVSAYLPVFVMVVFAFVMAVGLFLASWFLGKVKGSKTELMPYECGLDPMDAPFKRVSVRYYVVALLFLLFDVETLFLFPVAAVFRERTAMGWGFFVYGEMLVFLAILLVGYVYALKKGALRWE